The Gossypium arboreum isolate Shixiya-1 chromosome 6, ASM2569848v2, whole genome shotgun sequence DNA window TTGTAAGTTTGGTCTGAGTTTAAAGTAATTACTTGTGAACTTTGAATGTGAATTAATTGGAGTATGAAATGTGGTACCAttgatggcatattggttaggcagtTAGGTTGAatattttttcatgttttaagcttgtttgaatgtgttttgaaggcatgtaaatatttgaatttgGTTTGGCTTAGCATCTAAGAAATGGGTAGTGTTTTGGCTTGTTTTAGAAGTCATTTTATgtgcacacggcctaggacacgggctGTCACACTGCCGTATGCCATACACGGTCTCTTCACACTATCATGTGTCATTTTGATTTTAAGTGCAGGATTTTCCACATGGCATCATACTGTTACATGGTTTGCTACAcaaccgtgtgaccttatttcaaTTTGCACACAAGCAAGCACATAGtttgtgacttggccatgtgacccaaattTTGAATTGTACACGATTTGGCCATACAACCATGCTCTTAGGCCGCACAGCCTgaccacatgaccgtgtgacccctttttctaaaatttttaaaatttttcatgctTTTCTATTTTAATTCAAATTAGTCTCAAATTATTTCTAAACTATTTTTAAGATCCCATAAGCTCGATCTTATACCTATATGTATGTTATGCTCAATGTGTGAAGTGAATATAGATATTTAAATTAATACTTGAATGGTTTTGTGGTGTCATTTGATTGAATGTGTGCCATAATACTCTATAGCCCTAATCCGGagatgggttagaggtgttacaatccCTTTGGCGAAAGTTCCGTATGAGGATTATCAGGTCTGGAAAAGAGAGTCTTCAGGTGATTGTTTAGTTCGAAGTGCTTGCAAGTCTTTATTACAACAATATAGGGAGCCTAATAAACTATACAACTAAATAGCTCGCATGAATTTTTACAATAAATTATGGGGATTAAATTTGCCCTCAAAGTTGAAGATTATAGTACGGCGGTGTTCTATGAATTTCTTGCCTACCCTATGTAATCTATAGTACAAACGATTAACAACAAACGCAATATGTCCAAAATGTGCAGGAGCGACGGAATCCAGAGAACATGTGTTTCGCAACTGCCCTGTGACAAGGGAGACATGGAAACTTTTGAACTCTCTGTGGCTTAATTTAGTAGCAAAGTTGGAATTTATGGATTGACTTACctggtttttttaaaaataattcccttaatcaGTGCCAAATCTTTGTGTGTGCTCTATGGGCAATTTGGACAGAAAGAAACAAATGGATACCTGAGAGGCAAAGGAAAACTGGGTTAAAAGTTGCAGATTTTGTCAGAAACTATATCTGTGAACTGGATGGGTTGAGAAATGTATTACTTGCCAAAATGATGGAGAGGGAGAGATGGAAGCCGCCGGAGAATCCGTTTGTGAAAATCAACTTTGATTCAGCGTATAAAAAGGATGAGAACAGATCCTGCTCAGGGATTGTTATTAAGGATTCGGATGGAAGGGTTTTAGGATCGAGGattgttttaaataaaaatgtacTTTTGGTATTTGAAGTAGATGCCCTTGTATGTGTCAAGGGGTTTCAATTGGGGTTGGATTCAAGAGTCATGGCTGTTGAGGTTTAAGGAGATGCTTTGTcagttattaaaaaaattacaaaatggaaGAGATGACAAGTCGAAAATTTGTGCTTTCATTAAAGACTGTCAATGGTTAAGTAGAAATTTCCAGAAATATAATTTCAGGCATGGACAACGACCGATGAGCGGAGTCGCCCATTTGCTAGCTACAGAAGGATTGAGGGAAGGGGAACAAAGTGATATGAGCAGTGGGGTACTTGGATATGTTGAGGAGAAGGTGGAAAGAAATCAATAGTGGATCAAACCAGTCTGATGTTGGTTGTTTCtgttaggatcgacccgattaagcaacgaataagaaaaaaatagcagaataaattgagaaattgaacacacaaatttaacgtggaaaaacccctccaaagaggataaaaaacaaCGGGCAAAAgttattttactataatggcaaaagaacgaagagtacaaaagatagagacaaagactaaaccccgaaaaccccaaaacaaagaaccctcaaaacgtaaacacaaaattctctaaatgtgttatgagttctaatatctaatgggtgtgTTTTTCTatggttgtaaaagagcctatttataggctaaattcataggtcaaataataataaaataatctaaactaatcagtgtttgattgaaacaagtaaacagagtttaactgaaagattatttttcaaatttgactaaaaatagaagtcatatttaacaaatctccaccttgactcatatttccacaatgccATATTTGCCAAAGCCCGTCAtaagcctatcttgaactatgctgggacttaactgagtcgaatttgtgcttagaaactggaagacttctagccttcgacttgtacactgtcaaatcaaaactaacccgggtctgattttcacgaacacagtgccctaactttttaaaacctgcatccaaaagagaacctctcttcgaCGAAatggtcatacctttttccctcctatgaccaagttgcctccgttccaaacgagttgacttcaacTCTGTAACAGACGAGAGAAgtccgatttcaccggtcactgtagaaccttctagaatataaagatagtcggttcttttaccttttaacaaaacgagagccccacgagatactttaatgctgCTCGACTCAATGTTAATTCtgtatcctttcaagtctaaaatactcaaggagatgagattctttcgttaatcaggtacatacctgacatctgagagtgtcctaatcgtcccatcatgcatcttaattttaacagtaccaataccaattaccttactagatgaatcgtttcctatgcgtacaactccaccttcagccgaactgtatgtggagaactatTCTTTATTGGGACATATGTGGAAAGAACATACTGAATCTAGGATCTACTTGgacgtgagcttggagttatcgATTGTTGACACtaataagaaatcatcaccatttttacggccaaattagcaccagctacatctttctcgttactctcagcagctcttttatttcgcagtttataacaatttgctttgacgtgacctaactttttacaatagcgacacattttgtctcatttctttcatgctaccaaaacggaagcttgcctatttgtcttgctatccaaatgaagctcattgtcgagtttgtctctactcaacaaatgacccttcacatattcaaacgagagtttgtctctgccataaatcagggtctccttgAAAGATTTGTATGAAggaggtaaagagcacaataatagcatagcttgatcttcatcatcaatatgaacctcaacgttctttaaatcatttaaaagagtcatgaattgactgatgtgatctctaagaagctcacctttattcatgcgaaacgtaaatatacattgtttcaacactaaacggttagccagagacttagtcgcataaagagtttctaaccttttccacaaggcagatgaggtcttctccatcaatacctcctgcaataccatattcgcgaggcacaactggattgcagacaaaACCTTTTCATCacgctcttcccattctgttttatttagattcttaagctttttcccggtaacaacctttttcaaaccggattgaactagaattgccatcatccgaacttgccacaaattgaaatttgtctcaccatcgaacttctcaatttcaaatcttGTTATTGCCATCTCTGAATAAGCTGATTTATAAAAATTGAACTAGCTTTGATACTACTTGTTAGGACCAACCCGATTAAGTAACGAATAAGAAAAAGATAGcgaaataaattgagaaattgaacacacaaatttaacgtgaaaaaatcctccaaagaggataaaaaaccacaggcaaagataattttactataatggcaaaagaacgaatagtacaaaagatagagataaaGAATAAAGACTAAACCCTGAAAACCCGAAAATaaaaaaccctcaaaacgtaagcacaaaattctttaaatgtgttatgagtcctaatatctaatgggtgtgttttctaagattgtaaaagaacctatttataagctaaatttatacgtcaaataagaataaaataatctaaaccaATAAGTGtatgattgaaacaagtaaacacaATTTAATTGgaagattattttttaaatttgactgaaaataagagtcatatttaacaatttCAATATACAATTTGAGAGAGTTGAAGAGTGTCGAAAAAGATAGAGTGATGGCAAGATGAAAAGTTCTAGGAATATACAAAGTAGAGATTATTAATGGTGTTTCTTTTTGCAGTTGTTTTCTCAAGAGTTGTGCCTATTGCTTTTGTTGTTGATGTATGCTTTTGAGCTTTATTTTTGAAGATTTTAATAAAATTCAGCTGAATTATCAAAAAGAAAAATacaattgaaaattaatttcccaactttcatattttgaaaaaacagactacttaaataaaaaaatcctTCACCTATTATTCTCTAAATGAAAAAGAGAAGTTGATATGTCCATGTTCAAAATTCACAgagttaaaaatatattatattaaatccACGCAACAAGGGGCTTCCCCTtgaaatcaaaagaaaaagaaaacttgcCTAAAAATGAGATTGGAAAAACACTCATTCCATCAAAATCATCCTTAAAATGAGATTTGGAAAAACACTCATTCCATGAAATCATCCTTAAAATGAGATTGGAAAAACACTCATTCCATGAAATCATCCTTATCATCCACGGGAATTGGTCGGTTCCTCCAAAACACAGCAAGGCCACTCCCTCCCAGCTACATGAAACCTTGAGAATGTCAATTGAATTTGAAGGTAATGCAGGAAGAAAATGAAGATGAATGTGGAAAGTTTCATACCGCCATGCAAACAACACTAACTGCAGAAGGAACAGCTACTAAGGGATTGGTGAAATGTTTCTGGGCAAGCAAGAAACCAAGTGCCGAACTCTGCATTTGCAAAAATAAGAACAGCATCATTCACTGAAAGCATACTAGTAATTCAGGTGAATAACATGGAGTTTAAGCATGACGATACCTGCATTCCACATTCTATGGATATGGTACGAGAAGTGGATTCCCCAAACGATAATTTTGAAACCCAGTAACCAAGGGCAAATGCAGCAGCATGTAGGAGAGCTACAGGCAATATTAGCTGAGCTCCTTGGGCTTTCAAGACGTCAGACACTTGGCCAATCTTAGTATCAAAGGACATCAATGTGAGTTCTTTATGTGTGGAAAGAGGCTTTGAAAAGAAGTAGCAAAATTTACATGAAAGCGTAATGATAACTTACAGGGCTTGCACAAAGTAAGGTAGTGAGAATAACTCCAATTAATGGAGTCACTGAGATAATCTTTGAAGTGAATTTGGGAAAGAATTCATTGGACAAGACTGCCACAAAGATGACATTAGAATCTTATCATTGTATGTCAAATTTCTTTGGACTTCGTGATAATTGAAATGCAATAAATAAAAACAGATAAGAACAGTAATCCTTTGTTACCTCCAACAACTGTAGGTACTAACACAACCTGAAAAGTGCTTACAGCAAGACCCTGAAAAGATTTTTGGGTAAACATTTTTACATTAGTGGAATCACCATAAGTGAAGGGTTACATGCTGTATATTTTTATAGATGAAACTTTGAGATCTTATAACTTCCATGTAATTTAGGTTCTATCACCAGTTTAAAgtgtaattatattttaaatttctaaTGGATCCACCTGACGTAAAATTTGGAAGAGAAACCAAAGAGGCAGGTTCCATTATTGTAATGTTTTCACTAGGATAAGGCTAGTGAATGTAAGTCGGCTCATGCTTTATGTATTTGCCTGTTATCTGTAAAGGCAACCTTCAAATAAGAATAAACATACCGCAGCATCAACAGGAACAAGCTGACCAGCAAGAAGCTTTGTAAGGAGTGGTGTCATCACTATTGCTCCAATAGTTGAACACCTACAATATTCCAAAGGAAATTGGAGATTACTTAATTTCAAGTTTCAGAAATgctgaaaatggcttaaatacaAAAGTAATGCATATTTGAAGTTATGAACATTTCAGAAAATTTTCTCTATTGCTAATAATCTTATACTTTCATTAGCATGATATGCATAAATCCTGAATTATCAACATATTACAGGTATTTGTTCCCTTAAGCATGTTGTCCAGCCTCAGTAAACTGTGAAGAGTGAAATGTCTATGTGGATTTGTGAAACAAACACTGAAATAAAGAACTCTAGCGAGTTTGGTGCCAGTTTTGCTTCCTCTACCTTGGAAACGTAAATGAATAAACAGTCCTACAGACAAATGAGTTTTTGTAGAACATCTGCCAAAGACTTCCATGGTCAGAACTGATAAGGTAGTTTTTATATCTTCCCCTAAGGACTTTAAGAGATAGCTCCGAAAGAAGAATTTTCAGGCAAGGTTGAACTTCCAGGATATCAAATCAAATGCAAGTAAAAGATCTCAAGGCTACCCTATCCAACAAAAGCATTGATCTTACGTAGTCATGAGAACGGAAAGTGCTACATTCCCCTTAGATATATAGGTTGCAACATTTGATGCCTGACCGCCAGGGCAACATGAGACCAAGATAAGACCAGTTGCAAGTGGAGCAGACAGTTTCAAAGTCTGAAAATCACATAGATTTTGTTCAGCATTCATGGAAGCCGACTAGAAAGCATTATAGAGCTGAGAAATCACTTTACATATAATGCAATCTACATTACGTTGGCTTTCATTTGAAAACACAAATTTGGATAACGTATATCTTATTTCTGCAGTCTTCAAACAACCTCTTTATCAGATGATTTCTCAGTATATGAATTGAATAAAAGTTTTCAACAGTATTCTATTAAGCAAATCAAATAGTATTAAACTAGCCTAAAATAGGTATTGACACAAAAGAAAATTTCGAATTACCATTGCAATGACAAATCCTAGAAAAGGCTTGATTAGATACTGAGCAAGAAATCCTACACCTACCTGCAAAATTGAAAATTAATACTCTTAACCATTTGACACTAAAATGGGATCAGTTCTGTTCTATAAGCAGTCTACTAACTAAAATCATATGTGAATACGTTGCCTTACAGTCCATGGGTTCCGTAGACAGCGTCTGAAATCCTCAAAAGTTAATGTCAAACCCATTGAAAGCATGAGGAAACCTAGTCCAACAGTGAAAAGATCTGTCTCCAACCATGTTACCTGCAAGAGGGAATAAATGGTTAGGTAGCTAAGCAACATTTGAATAATCATTCACTAAAAGAAGCTGAGAATTGAATATTACCGCAGCTGGCTTGTATATGCCAATAATAGTTCCCAAAATAACCTGTTCAGTAAATTAAAGTTATAATGTAAAGCTAAAGATGAAAAATCAGGTAGAGTTTTGTCAGACACGCTAACAGAATAAACACGCACCCACACAGGGAAAAGAGTTGTCAACGTTTCAATTATTCTCTCATACTTGCTCATCCCACTTGGTGTAGGAATATCTCCGGATACATTGGCAGCAGCATTGCAGATAACTTTGGGATCCCTGGATATAGAGATTCGATCATTCTTAAGTGCTAAAAAAGGAGTGCACAAAATGGAAGCTAACTTTGCTAACGTCGCCTAGGGTACAAGGACCTAAGCAAAATCCTAAAAATCAAATCATGCAACTAAGTTGGTTGTCTAAActgattttatttcatttttcctATCATTTtcagaaaatatattttttctattttctccTTTCTGTTTCGTCCCTCAGCCGTCTCTACTCAGTTGTTTTTCCGGCCAAGCTCCGCCTTCGGAGAATTCTCCAGCCTCCGGCGGTGGAGCAACCGTCAACTGCGGCCGTATGGTTCAAAAACCTCCCTTttcgaaaaaaagaaaaaaaattgaaatctttttatttctttcttggGTTTTTCAgattaaaaagaagaagaagagaatagGAAGGGCTAACGAAAACAAGCTAGCCACCTTGCAAGGATCTTGAAGGTAACCTATTTTTACTAGTCTTACTTCCTTCGTTGCCAAAAGGCATAAAATGGCACTTAGCACTAAACCCCTTTTTCTATATATACGTATATAAATCACTCccataatttataattattaaatcagCTAGCTTTGCGTCATTGGCATGCAGGTCCCAAGTTTTTATTAATGAATATAACACTGAAACATGCACTCTCCCGACTTGGAAACCACCTTGAAGCGGGAGTTATCGAGGCAGGAGCTGCAAGAGAAACAAGGGGACCACTTGGCTTACGTTGAATTGCAAAACCTTTTCCATTCTCAGGCAAAGAAATGCCAGCTCTAACATCTGCAGATTCATATAAAAAGATGTGATAAACAAGCAACAAAAGACAACCCAGAAAGCAATCATCAAAGATAATACCCAGATGAGCTCTCCGTAGCGTTCTGGAAGGAATCAAAGACGATGATGTTCTACACACGGCATGATGTTTATGAAAATTGCAATCTTTGGCGACAAACCTAGACAAAGTAGCCATCTTGAATTGaaacacaaagaaaatatgaatgtTTAGCCAAAACAGGGGTTTACGGAGGGTTTAAGAGTTTGATGAACTCGATTTGATCCGTGGGGAGTGAAGGGGGTTATTGTGAGTGAGGTGTTTAGGGCCACTCGTTGCTCATCCAAAAATAGCAGGGACAAACATTATAACGGATATCGATGTAACAAAGGAGGCTGACGTGTAAACCGAGGAGCCACATGTGATGATCACCAAATTGAGTGCATCCAAATGGTGCTGGTAAAGGGCGTCAATCAACTTGTTGCTGCTGACTTCTGATTTGTCTCTTGACGTGTTTATCGCCTGTTGTCGTTTACGTTAAATTCTAAACCTCTCCGCTTCTCGTCTGCTATAACCCAAATATGGTGTGCCATACAACTTCCTCTTGAAGTCTGAAGACATGTTTTCCTGGTGAAATCCGTCACAAAAGTTAAATGAATATCAACTACATCTGACCAATGGTCGGC harbors:
- the LOC108484019 gene encoding sodium/pyruvate cotransporter BASS2, chloroplastic-like: MATLSRFVAKDCNFHKHHAVCRTSSSLIPSRTLRRAHLDVRAGISLPENGKGFAIQRKPSGPLVSLAAPASITPASRDPKVICNAAANVSGDIPTPSGMSKYERIIETLTTLFPVWVILGTIIGIYKPAAVTWLETDLFTVGLGFLMLSMGLTLTFEDFRRCLRNPWTVGVGFLAQYLIKPFLGFVIAMTLKLSAPLATGLILVSCCPGGQASNVATYISKGNVALSVLMTTCSTIGAIVMTPLLTKLLAGQLVPVDAAGLAVSTFQVVLVPTVVGVLSNEFFPKFTSKIISVTPLIGVILTTLLCASPIGQVSDVLKAQGAQLILPVALLHAAAFALGYWVSKLSFGESTSRTISIECGMQSSALGFLLAQKHFTNPLVAVPSAVSVVCMALGGSGLAVFWRNRPIPVDDKDDFME